In the genome of Engraulis encrasicolus isolate BLACKSEA-1 chromosome 21, IST_EnEncr_1.0, whole genome shotgun sequence, the window TTAAATTGAAAACATGTAGCAGAGTCTGCTGCAATTTCTTTCCTACTGATATTTGTACGACGCCAGTTAGCCAGGACCTCACAAGACATTGGTGTTTGATACTTTTCAATTTCTATGAGTTGGTCAGATTATTTGTCAGATTATTAATGTACATCTTTCATCCTCATGTACTGTGCTCTTATGAAGATATCACCCTGTTAGCATGACGCTGCCCGATGCTACCCTAGATCTGGCAGCTTTGATGGTCCCCGACACCATTGTGCTCTCGAAAATACTCAGAAGCCCTTGTCATCAATGCTAAGGTACATCTCTTGGGTGTGAGGTCCTGGAGAAAAGATCTTGGAGCTCCTGTCATATGTCGTAACCACACAGGAACATCTTGGAGTGTGAGGGCCTAGCTAGTTCCTTTTcttaaaataaagagagagagctcAGAAGAATGTGTCATTGATGAGAAAGTGTGGACGCTCTGAGGTCCACCAGAAGAAGAAATGGCTtggtactagggatgcaaactatcaattaatcgtttgcatccctacttggtACAGCTCTGGACATGAGGTCCTGGACAGAAACATCGTGCAGCTCCAAGATGCTGTAACCACCGCACAAGAGGGTCTTGGAATTTGAGGGTCCAGCTAGTTCTTCTTGTCAAAAGACACAGAGAGCTCAGAAGAACTTGTCGTTGACGTGAAAGTGTGGCCATAGTGAGGTCCATCAGAAGAAGAATTTGCTTGGTACAGCTCTGAGTATGAGGTCCTGTAAATAAGATCTTGCAGCTCTTAGATGTCACAGCCACGCAAGAAGATCTTTGAGTGTGAGGGTCCAGCTagttcttttttttgtaaaagagACGGCAAAACTTGTGCCATGTACATAAATCATCTTGCCACTTTTGAAGTGGCGAAAATCACACAAAGATTGACTTTGTGAAATTGAGGTCCAGCtggaagagagaaataaaagactTGTTCTTCCGCTGTTCTTCTCCAGAGAGGTCAGAAGAATTTGTCATCTATGCGGAAGTGTGGCCGCGTGACGTCGTCCGGGTTGAGGAACACCGATATGCTCTTGCCGGGGTTCTCCGTCACCAGCTGCTGGAGCCTCTGGGCCAGTCGGTCATCCTCCGGCGACAGGGAGCCAGGGGAACCGGGAGACGAGCAGAAGCCTGTTGGGGAAGGAAGATACAACAACAAAAGTTTGTCAGAGGTGCAGACACTCAGAACGAAAAGTGAAACCATTTCTGACCTGATCTGAGGCctgtgtaaacacacaaaaaaacgacaCTGAGTCTAACTAACAAAGGGATACACAAATCATCTAACATTGTTTGTACATTATTGAGTAGACTCTCTTGCACACCACTAAtacacaccactaacacacacacacatacacacaatacctgctcctcctgctcccccgTGCCCGTTGGCTCCTGCCATGCCTGCTGCCTCCTTCTTCAGTTGGCTGGCCTGTCTGGCTTGCTCAAGGGCTGCTCGCAGGTGCTCacctgggtcacacacacacacacacacacacacacacacacacacacacacacacacacacacacacacacacacacacacacacacacacacacacacacacacacacacacacacacacacacacacacacacacacacctagagtatTGCATATTCCTTTGGTGCATGCCCAAGGCAATATTTTTGCACATCACTTCCAGTTTACTATTTCCAAGAAATAAACAGGAAAAGCACAAGTGTCAAGCATATATGAAcacctaaatctctctctctctctctctctctctctctctctctctctctctctctctctctctctctctctctctctctctctctctctctctctctctctctcacacacacactctcacacacacacacacacacacacacacacacacacacacacacacacacacacacacacacacacacacacacacacacacacaccttgctattTAGAGTCTTATATATCGCTTTGGAGCTTTCCCGAGGCAATATTTATGCACTTTTTAGCTACACAAAATAAACAGGAAAAACACAAGTGTCAGGTGTAAATGCTTAAATGCTCTCCCACCAATTTCTGGTGTCTGTTTTGTTTctaaataacacacacgcactttgTTTTTTAAGTGACTTTGTATGAGAGTGTTTGCTAAAtgatcgcacacacatacagacacacaccactctctggACCTTACCTGGATCCGACCTCAGATGTGCCAGTTTCCTGGCTGCCAGTAGGGCGGCGCTGTCCGTCAGGTGCTCCAGCATGTTGCACTGTGGCAGGAAGTAGTTGGGGCAGTTCTTACCCAGAATGCAGTGCGCCAGGTCGTCTAGGAGACCGAGCAAGAGGCGGGCGGGAGTCTCTCTGTCGGGACAGCTGAGgcgaggcaagtttatttgtacaaAGAATATCATAAAAGGCTTAGCTAGCATTATAGCAttattttttaaggaacatcTGCCTGCCAAGTGAGTATAAGAAAAATGTAGCGTGCAACGCTAAAACCTCATAGAGTGCAGCACTCCAGCACAACATGAATGTTAATTGTAGTGTCCCTTTTAATATACCGTATATTACCAAATAGTAGCCCGGGCGTTTATTTCACAAAATCGATTTGGAGACCGGGCGTTTAAAAGAAGCAGGCGGTTATTTGCACAAGgctcttatttatttttgcaccaGCCTGCACCAGGCCATTATTTGGTTACAATGGTTACTGTCCAGtattttttgtacaaaaaaaattaaatgtaaaagcTATTGTAAACATATCAATATTGTATCAATAAACAAGAAATCAACATGAGGTAGGCTATCAAAAGACAGGAGATCAACAAGGCCTCAACATGGCAGTAGTGCAACAATTGTCAAATAGAATAGCAATActaaaaataaatacactttttaaATAAAGCAGCAAATAAAATGATGGTACCAAGTTTTTTTCAAATTATCCAAATAACAGCCGGTGGGCGGCTATTTGGACATAGGCGGTTATTCGGAAGAGGCGGTTAATTCACAAAATGGGGTCAGACCCTGGGCGGCTATTAGGACATGGGCGGTTATTTGCCCAAGGGCGTTTATTTGGTAATATACGGTAAATAAATAAACTCTCAAATCTTTGTTCAGAAAGTCGGCATTGGCCCTTAGAAATAACTACCTGAGGTAGGCAGTGGGGAGGCGGTCGCAGGCCCAGAAGAGCAGCGCCCTCAGGTGGTAGAGGCTGAGGCCCGTCCTGGGCCGGGAGAGGAGCCGGGAGAGCACGGCTTTGGCCGCCTGGAAAGCCTGGGCGGCCGGGTAAGGGACACACTTCTTCAGCTGCACCTCACTTCAAAGTCaccgaggagagaagagaggagaagagaggagaggagaggataggagaggagaggagaggagaggagaggataggagaggagaggagaggagaggagaggaaaagatagaagagaagggaggatgagTCAGGAAAGGAGAGCAAAGGCAAAGAGAATTGATCAGAAATTGCTTGGTATGCACATGGAACAAGGAAATGTAATTGACGTCTATAGATGTAATTGGCGGTAATTTCAAAGGACAATTAGTGAGTTAAGTGGCTACTCCTGTACAGTCTTTATGGAGAAAAGCTCTTCTAAAGTACTCAACATATATCGAAATTCCGTTTGTCAGTAAGTCATTCATAAAGAAATTCCGTTTCTCAGTAAGTCATTCACATGCACCAGAATCAAAAACGGACGTTTATCATATCATCTCACCTCCGGGAGAAGGCCAGTCTCCACTCCCGGTCGGGGCGGCCTCCGCGCGGCGAGCAGCAGGGCAGCAGGTAGAAGCCGCTGATGGCCTCCTCCTCCGTGATCTTGCCGTCCCAGAAGTGGTTGGTGGTCAGCCAGCCCTGGGCCACGGCGGGCCAGCCGCGGAAGGACACCACAGGCAGGAGGTCGTACAGCACCCGGCTGGTCCCGGCCGTGAGGACCAGCGTCGTGACGGGCCCGTTGCGCTCCACCCGGTCCGGCACCGGAATGCCCCGCTGAGGGTTCCGTCTGAGCTCCTCCACTGCCACGTTCACGACCTCCCAGA includes:
- the tmem102 gene encoding transmembrane protein 102, with the protein product MDTLMSAVGPRGPAPAKRPAEVDFRSGTALEQLSAQVMELVQLEQGEFGDQTALEVHTAKDFIFNMLGLVQKVDQRLPVSNEYLLLSGGAREGVLDLNPEELGDYAKGVDFDLDFTLLVPAIKLHDRNQPITLDMRQSAPCHSWLSLRLCDPAMLARWRSCCEDEGQTQSQGSSPNGHHVDLLSSPNGHVDLLSSPNGHGDLLGSPNGDIGSGSGGVVSGGIPRGVPPSLQSSPQSLDGCYFSPALVTDWFWEVVNVAVEELRRNPQRGIPVPDRVERNGPVTTLVLTAGTSRVLYDLLPVVSFRGWPAVAQGWLTTNHFWDGKITEEEAISGFYLLPCCSPRGGRPDREWRLAFSRSEVQLKKCVPYPAAQAFQAAKAVLSRLLSRPRTGLSLYHLRALLFWACDRLPTAYLSCPDRETPARLLLGLLDDLAHCILGKNCPNYFLPQCNMLEHLTDSAALLAARKLAHLRSDPGEHLRAALEQARQASQLKKEAAGMAGANGHGGAGGAGFCSSPGSPGSLSPEDDRLAQRLQQLVTENPGKSISVFLNPDDVTRPHFRIDDKFF